A genomic segment from Ptychodera flava strain L36383 chromosome 8, AS_Pfla_20210202, whole genome shotgun sequence encodes:
- the LOC139138303 gene encoding uncharacterized protein codes for MAANVMAASSLITSALFGVIFRVVEADTAGKSGLEEGKEDVAVKSDFKIQEESSQVLTPAVTIAVIYCLAFLLFAITWVPWYIGLRSQRKAKSKQETEEGHTNDVMTMTDETPEQATSTTPL; via the exons ATGGCGGCAAATGTAATGGCGGCATCTTCGCTTATAACCTCAGCTTTATTTGGCGTCATCTTCCGTGTGGTGGAAGCCGATACCGCAG GCAAATCTGGTCTCGAAGAAGGCAAAGAAGATGTTGCTGTGAAG AGCGATTTCAAGATACAAGAAGAATCTTCCCAAGTCTTAACACCAGCAGTGACTATCGCTGTCATATACTGCTTGGCATTCTTACTCTTTGCTATCACGTGGGTCCCGTGGTACATCGGACTCAG AAGTCAACGGAAAGCCAAGTCTAAACAAGAGACTGAAGAAGGACATACAAACGATGTTATGACGATGACAGACGAAACCCCTGAACAAGCAACTTCAACAACACCATTGTGA